The Actinomadura graeca nucleotide sequence CTTCGCGCTCGCCGAGGTGCGGGTGGAACTCGCCGGAGGCGAGCAGAGCGAGATCGCGCTGCGGTACCTCGGGCGGAACGCCGCTCAGCAACTGCGGGCCGAGCTCCTCGCGCGCGGCCGGGTTGCCCGGCCACACCCCGGAAGCACCCGAACGGCACATGTGGCGCGTCCCGTTCGGCACGCTCTTCGGATCGCTGCTCGTCCGGCTGCCCGTGATCGGGACGGCGGTGCTCTTCCTCGCGTCGCTGGTGTTCCTCGTGGCGTATGCGGAGGGCGGCATGCTGGCCATCGCCGTCCCGGCGCTGCTCGGGCTGGTCCGCGCCGTCATCGCACCGCTGGTGATGTACGCGAACTTCACGGTGGCGATGTCGCCGGACGGCGTCCGGTTGCGGTACGGGTTGCTGGAGACCCGCATGCAGACCCTCCCTCCCGGTCGGGTTCAGGCGATCAGCATCGTCGAACCGGCGATCTGGCGCGGCCTCGGCTGGGCGCGGGTCGAGGTGACGGTCGCCGGGTACGCGGGTGAGCGCCAAGCCCTGTCCTCGACCCTCCTGCCAGTGGCGCCCCGGCAGGTCGCCATGCACCTGGTGTCGCAGGTGTTCCCCGGTACCCACATCGACGCCGTGCCGCTCGTCCCCGCCTCCTCGAAGGCCATGACGATGGACCGCGCGGACGGCGCGGGAACCGACGACGTGGTGTTCGTGACCCGCCATGGCTGGCCTTGCCGACGGACAGACGTGATCGCGCACGCGCGCGCGCAGAGCGTGCGGCTAACGACGAACCCGCTCCAGAGGCTGCTCGGGCTGGCGACCGTCCACGTGGACGCGCCTCCGGGACCAGTTCAGGTGGCCGCCGCCGACCGCGATCTCGGAGAGGCCCGCGCCATCGTCGAGTCGACCGCCCGACGGGCTCAGGTCGCCCGCCGGAGCTCGGGTGACCCGACCCACTGGGCTGCCCGCTGACCCTTTATCCACAGAACGTCATTCTACTTCTGTGTCACCTCCGTGCGCTCGACCATGGAGATGGCCGGCCCGCCCGAGGGGGGAGGGCGGGCCGGCCGCCAAATGATCACGATGGTCGTCTGCTGAAAGGAGGGCGTGCACGCGTGCTGCGAAGGCGTGAGGGAACGCGGTGTTGCCGTTATGGCCTCCGGGGAACTCCACGAGCGGGAGTCCGAGAAGGGCGGCGAGTACCTCAGCGCACTGGTGATTCCACGCGTTCTTCGAGTCGGCTCCGGCGGCGGAAATGATCCGCGTGCCCTTGGAGGCGATGGCGACCTCGTCCGGCCCGAGGGTGCTGCGGCGGAGTTCGCCCACGTCGTTCGTGAGGTAGTAGGTCATGTTGGCGGCGCGGTCGTCGGTCATGGCGACGGTGGTGACGCCGGACTCGGTCTTCATCCGGCCGGGATCGAGACCGGTGGCCGCCGCGACCATGGCGATGGCCCTGCGCCAGTCGCCCCCGCGCGCGGTCGTCTCGACGGTGGCGAGAGTGCGGCCGATCCTCGCGCGGTCGGCGGGAGGCAGGAGACCGGGAGCCGCCACATCATGAGCGATGAGAAGGGAGAGCTGCCCAGGATGAGCCACGGCGAGATGGAGCCCGTACAGGGCACCCAGACTGCATCCCAGCATGAAGGCGGGCTTGTCGGTGAGAGCCGCGAGCAGATGATGGAGGTCCTCGGCATGGGTCTCGGGAGGGACGGGCGCGGACGGGTCCGCCACCACCGTCCGGGAAAGCCCCCGGCGGTCGTAGGTGACCACGGTGTAGTGCTCGGCCAGCCGCTCGGCCATGGCCGTGGTCCGCCGGGCGTCGCCCTCGCCGCTCTGACCGATCATCAGCACGGGCCCGGCGCCCGTGACCTCGTAGTACAGCTCGGCATCGGGCACCGCCAACGTCGCGGATCTGATGGTCATCGTGTTCCCGCCCTCTTCATTCCGCTTGCTGGGTGAAGCCGCTCGTGCCCATGGGTGGGCCGCTGGTGTTCGGGTGGCCCCAGCCTAAAGCATCCGAATAGATGTATTAATCTAGATGCATCTAGGGCGATGTAAGTTGGGAGTGTGAACGGAGTCGAGCTGTTCCTGCTGGGGCGGACCCTGATGAAGGTCGGGGAGGAGGCCATGCCGATGGTGCACGGCGAAAAGCGCGGCGGGACGCGCGCGGTCCTGATCGTGCTAAGCGACATCGTCATGCACCCCGACAGCGCCGTCGGCGAGATCGCCGAGCGCACCGGACTGCCGCAGAGCCAGGTCTCCACTGCGGTCGCGCGGCTCAGAGAGGCGGGATCGGTAGTGACCACGCCGGATCCGGGCGATCGCCGACGCTCCCTGGTGCGCAAGGCGGACGAGCCGTCGGAGAGGGTGGCAGAAGTACGGGCCACCAGCATCGACACCGCGCTGACGGCTGTCCTCGGTGGTCGGGAGCACCTAGAAGAGGTGACGACGGCTCTGGAGGTCCTGTCGCGTCACCTGACCCCGGCGTCCGTAGTCAACCTACGCTCCAGCTGATCCGCCTGATCCGCCTGATCTGCCTGATTTGCTGATTCGCCTGATCCGGGCACGGCGATGATGCGGTCGGACGAGCGGACGCGATCAGCTGGTGACCCGGTGCGCCCACCGATACGCACCCAGGAACTCCACCGACTCCGC carries:
- a CDS encoding alpha/beta fold hydrolase encodes the protein MTIRSATLAVPDAELYYEVTGAGPVLMIGQSGEGDARRTTAMAERLAEHYTVVTYDRRGLSRTVVADPSAPVPPETHAEDLHHLLAALTDKPAFMLGCSLGALYGLHLAVAHPGQLSLLIAHDVAAPGLLPPADRARIGRTLATVETTARGGDWRRAIAMVAAATGLDPGRMKTESGVTTVAMTDDRAANMTYYLTNDVGELRRSTLGPDEVAIASKGTRIISAAGADSKNAWNHQCAEVLAALLGLPLVEFPGGHNGNTAFPHAFAARVHALLSADDHRDHLAAGPPSPLGRAGHLHGRAHGGDTEVE
- a CDS encoding PH domain-containing protein, with the protein product MWRVPFGTLFGSLLVRLPVIGTAVLFLASLVFLVAYAEGGMLAIAVPALLGLVRAVIAPLVMYANFTVAMSPDGVRLRYGLLETRMQTLPPGRVQAISIVEPAIWRGLGWARVEVTVAGYAGERQALSSTLLPVAPRQVAMHLVSQVFPGTHIDAVPLVPASSKAMTMDRADGAGTDDVVFVTRHGWPCRRTDVIAHARAQSVRLTTNPLQRLLGLATVHVDAPPGPVQVAAADRDLGEARAIVESTARRAQVARRSSGDPTHWAAR
- a CDS encoding MarR family transcriptional regulator encodes the protein MNGVELFLLGRTLMKVGEEAMPMVHGEKRGGTRAVLIVLSDIVMHPDSAVGEIAERTGLPQSQVSTAVARLREAGSVVTTPDPGDRRRSLVRKADEPSERVAEVRATSIDTALTAVLGGREHLEEVTTALEVLSRHLTPASVVNLRSS